From a region of the Kwoniella mangroviensis CBS 8507 chromosome 1 map unlocalized Ctg01, whole genome shotgun sequence genome:
- a CDS encoding RuvB-like helicase 1: protein MSAIASSSSSAPQPNPGGIITQPPPPSTLRESRIATHSHIKGLGLADDGTAMDFSQGFIGQNLAREALGLHLSLLKLGRHSGRPLLLVGPPGTGKTALALALSQELGSKVPFCAMVGSEVYSGEVKKTEVLGGCFRRAIGLRIKETKEVYEGEVTELTPSEAENPLSGYGKTISHVIVGLKTVKGTKQLRLDPSVYEAIQKERVVIGDVIYIEANTGAVKRVGRSDAYASEYDLEAEEYVPLPKGDVHKRKELVQDVTLNDLDMANAKPQGGQDIMSVMGQLVKGGRTEVTDKLRKEINKVVDKYIEQGVAELVPGVLFIDEVHMLDMECFTYLNRALESPLSPYVVLASNRGICTIRGTEYDGILGSSSEGIRSPHGIPIDLLDRCMIVKTSLYKKEEIKRILEMRCKIENIQITGEALDKLAEQGEKTSLRFVLQLLTPSNILNKTKTGATGGGVSMEDIEELNDLFLDAKRSTGILKDLESLENKY, encoded by the exons ATGTCAGCAAtcgcctcttcctcctcttcagcccCTCAACCAAACCCAGGAGGGATCATCACCCAACCTCCTCCCCCATCGACACTGAGAGAATCAAGAATCGCAACTCACAGTCATATCAAGGGATTGGGTCTCGCCGACGATGGGACAGCCATGGATTTCTCACAGGGTTTCATAGGTCAGAATCTAGCGAGGGAAGCTTTGGGATTACATTTGAGTTTGTTGAAGTTGGGTAGACATTCCGGTAGACCTTTGTTACTTGTTGGACCACCGGGGACtggtaag ACCGCTCTCGCTCTCGCTCTCAGTCAAGAACTAGGCTCGAAGGTACCTTTCTGCGCGATGGTGGGATCAGAAGTGTATTCGGGCGAAGTCAAGAAAACCGAAGTGTTGGGCGGTTGTTTCAGACGTGCTATAG GCCTTCGTATCAAAGAGACCAAAGAAGTGTACGAAGGAGAGGTGACCGAGCTCACCCCATCCGAGGCTGAGAACCCCTTATCTGGCTATGGCAAAACCATCTCACACGTTATTGTCGGTCTAAAGACAGTCAAGGGGACCAAGCAGCTCCGACTGGATCCATCAGTCTACGAAGCTatacagaaagaaagagtcGTTATTGGAGATGTAATCTACATAGAAGCCAATACAGGTGCTGTCAAGCGTGTCGGTCGATCAGATGCCTACGCGTCAGAATACGATTTGGAAGCCGAAGAATATGTACCCTTACCGAAAGGTGATGTACataagaggaaagaattGGTACAAGATGTTACGTTGAACGATTTGGATATGGCAAATGCGAAACCTCAAGGAGGTCAGGATATCATGTCTGTCATGGGTCAATTGGtcaaaggaggaagaacagagGTGACAGATAAGTTGAGGAAGGAAATCAATAAAGTGGTTGACAAGTATATCGAACAGGGGGTGGCAGAGCTGGTTCCTGGTGTGTTGTTcattgatgag GTCCACATGCTCGATATGGAATGTTTCACCTATCTAAACCGAGCACTCGAATCTCCTTTATCACCCTATGTCGTCCTAGCCTCGAATAGAGGTATATGTACAATTCGAGGGACAGAATATGATGGGATACttggatcatcaagtgaAGGAATTAGATCACCTCATGGTATACCTATCGACCTGCTGGATAGATGTATGATAGTAAAAACCTCCTTATAcaagaaagaggaaattaAAAGGATATTAGAAATGAGATGTAAGATTGAGAATATACAAATTACAGGAGAGGCTTTAGATAAATTGGCggaacaaggtgaaaagaCTTCATTGAGATTTGTCCTGCAGTTACTCACTCCTTCGAACATACTCAATAAGACGAAGACTGGGGCAACCGGCGGAGGAGTCagtatggaagatatcgaagagtTGAATGATCTGTTCTTGGATGCTAAGAGGTCGACGGGGATATTGAAGGATTTAGAATCTTTGGAAAATAAGTATTAG
- a CDS encoding mitochondrial 54S ribosomal protein bL34m: MPRLPRAIFPLLPRPPLPLSGPKPKFSLNSTLRFNPLSSTEPFHPSFSSTSSSQYQSSLSYLFGDHPTIPSSPSPYRTMISNHYSPLSSLTAQPYRARSALGSLRFIAMGTFYQPSQRKRKNKHGFLSRLRGGRNNRKIIFRRLLKGRKNMSH; this comes from the coding sequence ATGCCCCGATTACCTCGAgccatcttccctctcctccctcgACCACCTCTCCCACTCTCTGGCCCAAAACCGAAATTCTCTCTAAATTCCACCCTCCGATTCaaccctctctcatcaactGAAccattccatccttccttctcctcaacatcatcttctcagtACCAATCATCCCTTTCATACCTATTTGGTGATCACCCAacaatcccatcttcaccttcaccatatCGAACAATGATTTCCAACCATTACTCTCCATTATCCAGTCTGACCGCTCAACCATACCGAGCTCGAAGTGCACTCGGTAGTTTGAGGTTCATAGCGATGGGTACTTTCTATCAACCTTCtcagaggaaaaggaagaacaaacaTGGTTTCTTATCTAGGTTGAGAGGTGGTAGGAATAATAGGAAAATTATTTTCAGGAGGTTGTtgaaagggaggaagaacaTGTCTCATTAG